A part of Streptomyces sp. NBC_00557 genomic DNA contains:
- a CDS encoding glycoside hydrolase family 3 protein, translating to MPRTALLVSGALLAALLPLSAAAHAADDPAPTPVDRFEGEVPFASQPADGIFTWGSDADDPPALRLADRADAPEGAKVLTGAYDISGYGGFTHDFAADQPAHDWSAHQGIRFWWEGRDNGRKISFEIKDGGANGEASELWTTSFTDDFTGWKQIEIPFTHFQYRTDYQPVGGIDHVLGLTRMWGYAVTLPAGTKGDFAMDDVELYGRADQALHASVTTDAPVYPVRAGGTAEVRVTLATTGDRPVDDPVTVAYATGDGTATAGRDYTPVEGTVTFPAGTASGATRTIEVPTRHDRVPSAARTIPLKLTVTGAKAPAETPQVVIDAHGLPYLNAKLPVKKRVADLLSRMSLQEKAGQMTQAERGAVGGGADIAAYSLGSLLSGGGSTPTPNTPQAWARMIDGFQLRTRATRFQVPLIYGVDAVHGHNNLAGATIMPHNIGIGAARDPRLAYETGSVTAAEVRATGIPWDFAPCLCVSRDERWGRSYESFGEDPALVQSTETMIQGLQGRADGRDLSRNDKVLATAKHFAGDGGTAYGSSTTGTYTIDQGVTTVTRQQLQDIHLAPYQTAVRRGIGTVMPSYSSLDIAGDGKGAVKMHARGDMINGVLKDRMGFGGFVISDWNAIDQLPGDYAAHVRTAVNAGVDMMMVPYSYKDFTATLVDEVKAGRISEKRIDDAVSRILTQKFRLGLFEHPYADTSGAAAIGSPAHRAVARRAAAESQVLLKNSGGLLPLKKSEKVYVAGSNADDLGNQTGGWTITWQGASGTHTQGTTILQGMRDAGGNVTYSKDASAPTGGYDVGVVVVGETPYAEGVGDVGNGHSLRLSAADQAAVDKVCAAMKCVVLIVSGRPQLVGDRLGEIDALVASWLPGTEGEGVADVLYGKRPFTGQLPVTWPKSESQLPINVGDASYDPQFPYGWGLTTLTDVPRGGAATLKALGAAATAAERRGDDRAGRELVTTARLLVQNRVGERMTQAVAKPFADADHLLLTGRYGKAVEKLSEAYRAA from the coding sequence ATGCCGAGAACCGCCCTGCTCGTCTCCGGGGCTCTGCTCGCCGCCCTGTTGCCCCTGTCCGCCGCGGCGCACGCCGCCGACGACCCCGCGCCGACCCCCGTCGACCGCTTCGAGGGCGAGGTGCCCTTCGCCTCCCAGCCCGCCGACGGCATCTTCACCTGGGGAAGCGACGCCGACGACCCGCCCGCCCTGCGCCTCGCCGACCGCGCCGACGCCCCGGAGGGCGCCAAGGTCCTCACCGGCGCCTACGACATCAGCGGCTACGGCGGGTTCACCCATGACTTCGCCGCGGACCAGCCGGCCCACGACTGGTCCGCCCACCAGGGCATCCGCTTCTGGTGGGAGGGCCGGGACAACGGCCGCAAGATCTCCTTCGAGATCAAGGACGGCGGCGCGAACGGCGAGGCCTCCGAGCTGTGGACGACCTCCTTCACCGATGACTTCACCGGCTGGAAGCAGATCGAGATCCCCTTCACCCACTTCCAGTACCGCACCGACTACCAGCCCGTCGGCGGCATCGACCACGTCCTCGGCCTGACGCGGATGTGGGGGTACGCCGTCACCCTTCCGGCCGGCACCAAGGGCGACTTCGCCATGGACGACGTCGAGCTGTACGGCAGGGCCGACCAGGCCCTGCACGCCTCCGTCACCACCGACGCGCCCGTCTACCCCGTCAGGGCGGGCGGCACCGCCGAGGTCAGGGTCACCCTGGCCACGACCGGCGACCGGCCCGTGGACGACCCGGTGACGGTCGCCTACGCCACCGGGGACGGCACCGCCACCGCCGGCCGGGACTACACCCCGGTCGAGGGCACCGTCACCTTCCCGGCCGGCACCGCCTCGGGCGCCACGCGGACCATCGAGGTGCCCACCCGGCACGACCGGGTCCCCTCGGCCGCGAGGACGATCCCGCTGAAGCTCACGGTCACCGGCGCCAAGGCGCCCGCCGAGACCCCGCAGGTCGTGATCGACGCGCACGGACTGCCGTACCTCAACGCCAAGTTGCCCGTGAAGAAGCGGGTCGCGGATCTGCTGTCCCGCATGTCCCTTCAGGAGAAGGCCGGGCAGATGACCCAGGCCGAGCGCGGCGCGGTCGGCGGCGGCGCGGACATCGCGGCGTACTCCCTCGGCTCGCTCCTGTCCGGCGGCGGCTCCACGCCCACGCCGAACACCCCCCAGGCCTGGGCCCGGATGATCGACGGGTTCCAGCTCCGGACGCGGGCCACCCGGTTCCAGGTCCCGCTGATCTACGGCGTCGACGCGGTCCACGGCCACAACAACCTGGCCGGCGCCACGATCATGCCGCACAACATCGGCATCGGCGCCGCACGGGACCCCCGGCTCGCGTACGAGACGGGCTCGGTGACGGCCGCCGAGGTGCGCGCCACCGGCATCCCGTGGGACTTCGCGCCCTGCCTGTGCGTGAGCCGCGACGAACGCTGGGGCCGCTCCTACGAGTCCTTCGGCGAGGACCCGGCCCTCGTGCAGTCCACGGAGACCATGATCCAGGGCCTCCAGGGCCGCGCCGACGGCCGTGACCTGAGCCGGAACGACAAGGTGCTGGCCACCGCCAAGCACTTCGCCGGCGACGGCGGCACCGCCTACGGCTCCTCCACCACCGGCACCTACACCATCGACCAGGGCGTCACCACGGTCACCCGGCAGCAGCTTCAGGACATCCACCTCGCGCCGTACCAGACCGCCGTCCGGCGGGGCATCGGCACGGTCATGCCGTCGTACTCCTCCCTCGACATCGCCGGCGACGGCAAGGGCGCGGTGAAGATGCACGCCCGCGGCGACATGATCAACGGCGTGCTCAAGGACCGGATGGGCTTCGGCGGCTTCGTCATCAGCGACTGGAACGCCATCGACCAGCTCCCCGGCGACTACGCCGCGCACGTCCGCACGGCGGTGAACGCGGGCGTCGACATGATGATGGTGCCGTACTCCTACAAGGACTTCACCGCCACGCTCGTCGACGAGGTGAAGGCGGGCCGGATCAGCGAGAAGCGGATCGACGACGCGGTCTCCCGCATCCTCACCCAGAAGTTCAGGCTGGGCCTCTTCGAGCACCCCTACGCCGACACCTCCGGCGCCGCCGCCATCGGCTCCCCGGCACACCGCGCGGTCGCCCGCCGGGCGGCGGCCGAGTCGCAGGTGCTGCTGAAGAACAGCGGCGGGCTGCTGCCGCTGAAGAAGAGCGAGAAGGTGTACGTCGCCGGGTCCAACGCCGACGACCTCGGCAACCAGACCGGCGGCTGGACCATCACCTGGCAGGGCGCCTCCGGCACCCACACCCAGGGCACGACCATCCTGCAGGGCATGCGCGACGCCGGCGGGAACGTCACCTACTCCAAGGACGCCTCCGCCCCGACCGGCGGCTACGACGTGGGCGTGGTCGTCGTCGGCGAGACCCCGTACGCCGAGGGCGTCGGCGACGTCGGCAACGGGCACAGCCTCCGGCTGTCGGCGGCCGACCAGGCCGCCGTGGACAAGGTGTGCGCGGCCATGAAGTGCGTGGTGCTGATCGTCTCCGGCCGCCCGCAGCTCGTCGGCGACCGGCTCGGCGAGATCGACGCACTCGTGGCGTCCTGGCTGCCCGGCACCGAGGGCGAGGGCGTCGCCGACGTCCTCTACGGCAAGCGGCCCTTCACCGGGCAGCTCCCCGTCACCTGGCCGAAGTCCGAGTCCCAGCTGCCGATCAACGTGGGCGACGCGTCGTACGACCCGCAGTTCCCCTACGGCTGGGGCCTGACCACCCTCACCGACGTACCCAGGGGCGGTGCGGCCACCCTGAAGGCGCTGGGCGCAGCGGCGACGGCCGCCGAGCGCAGGGGCGACGACCGGGCCGGACGCGAGCTGGTGACCACGGCGCGGCTGCTCGTGCAGAACCGGGTGGGAGAGCGGATGACGCAGGCGGTGGCCAAGCCGTTCGCCGACGCCGATCACCTGCTGCTGACCGGGCGGTACGGGAAGGCGGTGGAGAAGCTGAGCGAGGCGTACCGGGCGGCGTAG
- a CDS encoding ricin-type beta-trefoil lectin domain protein, whose amino-acid sequence MRRTPRTVRLLLAGLLSAAGFTAAVPPAHAAGEQVTAWLTTTDDSAGRHVVRGLQAQTPFAFQSGAGGSGTNITVDENTRYQTFTGGGASFTDTAAWLMNSSGALSQATRDATMRKLFSPTDGIGLSFLRNPMGASDLARYGYTYDDVPSGQTDPSLAKFSIAHDLADVVPLTKQALQLNPSLTVMASPWTAPAWMKDSGSLNGGWLKAEDYGAYASYFVKYLQAYKNQGINVSYVTPQNEPTCCSGYPSMSWNASGIQYFLKNDLLPQLQSAGLSTKVLAHDWNWDTYDSYAALSVDDPAIRNHPNFAGIAWHGYGGDVAEQTTIHDKYPSLDAFGTEHSGGTWIADQQREDMSNIIDYTRNWAKSVTKWSLAVDQNMGPHNGGCGTCTGLITVHNGDGASGTVDYTVEYYDMGHLTKFVRPGAQRIASTASTTVPNVAWRNPDGSKALIAYNGSSSAQTVTIDWGSEHATYSLPGKTSATFTWSGTQSGGGARTGSFVGLAGKCLDVAGGSSANGTAVQLYDCNGTAAQQWTVQPDGSVQALGKCLDVTSGSTADGAKVQLYDCNGTGAQQWSYNSSTGDVVNTAADKCLDVTDNSSANGARAQIWSCTGAANQKWTLR is encoded by the coding sequence ATGAGGAGAACCCCCCGCACGGTCCGGCTGCTGCTGGCCGGGCTGCTCTCCGCAGCCGGCTTCACGGCCGCCGTACCCCCCGCGCACGCGGCCGGTGAGCAGGTCACGGCCTGGCTCACCACCACCGACGACTCCGCCGGCCGGCATGTCGTCCGCGGCCTGCAGGCCCAGACGCCGTTCGCCTTCCAGTCCGGCGCCGGCGGCAGCGGCACGAACATCACCGTGGACGAGAACACCCGCTACCAGACCTTCACCGGCGGCGGAGCGTCCTTCACGGACACCGCGGCCTGGCTGATGAACAGCAGCGGGGCGCTGTCCCAGGCGACCCGGGACGCGACCATGCGCAAGCTGTTCTCGCCGACCGACGGCATCGGGCTGTCGTTCCTGCGCAACCCGATGGGCGCCTCGGACCTCGCGCGGTACGGCTACACGTACGACGACGTGCCGTCCGGCCAGACGGACCCGTCCCTCGCGAAGTTCTCGATCGCCCATGACCTCGCCGACGTCGTGCCGCTCACGAAGCAGGCGCTCCAGCTCAACCCGTCCCTGACCGTGATGGCCTCGCCGTGGACCGCGCCGGCCTGGATGAAGGACAGCGGCTCCCTCAACGGCGGCTGGCTCAAGGCCGAGGACTACGGCGCGTACGCCTCGTACTTCGTGAAGTACCTCCAGGCGTACAAGAACCAGGGGATCAACGTCTCGTACGTCACCCCGCAGAACGAGCCCACGTGCTGTTCCGGCTACCCGTCGATGAGCTGGAACGCCTCCGGCATCCAGTACTTCCTCAAGAACGACCTGCTGCCGCAGCTGCAGTCGGCGGGCCTGTCGACCAAGGTCCTGGCGCACGACTGGAACTGGGACACCTACGACTCCTACGCGGCCCTGTCCGTGGACGACCCGGCGATCCGCAACCACCCCAACTTCGCCGGGATCGCCTGGCACGGCTACGGCGGTGACGTCGCCGAGCAGACCACGATCCACGACAAGTACCCGTCGCTGGACGCGTTCGGCACCGAGCACTCCGGCGGCACCTGGATCGCCGACCAGCAGCGCGAGGACATGTCCAACATCATCGACTACACCCGCAACTGGGCGAAGTCGGTGACCAAGTGGTCGCTGGCCGTGGACCAGAACATGGGCCCGCACAACGGCGGCTGCGGCACCTGCACCGGGCTGATCACCGTGCACAACGGCGACGGCGCGAGCGGAACGGTCGACTACACCGTCGAGTACTACGACATGGGGCACCTGACCAAGTTCGTCCGGCCGGGCGCCCAGCGCATCGCCTCGACGGCGTCCACCACCGTGCCGAACGTGGCCTGGCGCAACCCCGACGGCAGCAAGGCGCTGATCGCCTACAACGGCTCCTCCTCGGCGCAGACCGTCACCATCGACTGGGGTTCCGAACACGCGACCTACTCGCTGCCCGGCAAAACCTCGGCCACCTTCACCTGGTCCGGCACCCAGTCCGGCGGCGGCGCCCGCACCGGCTCCTTCGTCGGCCTGGCCGGCAAGTGCCTCGACGTGGCGGGCGGTTCGAGCGCCAACGGCACGGCGGTGCAGCTCTACGACTGCAACGGCACGGCGGCCCAGCAGTGGACGGTCCAGCCCGACGGGTCGGTCCAGGCGCTCGGCAAGTGCCTGGACGTGACCTCGGGTTCGACGGCGGACGGGGCGAAGGTGCAGCTGTACGACTGCAACGGCACCGGCGCCCAGCAGTGGTCGTACAACTCTTCGACCGGTGACGTGGTCAACACTGCGGCGGACAAGTGCCTCGACGTCACCGACAACTCGTCGGCGAACGGGGCGCGGGCCCAGATCTGGTCGTGCACCGGGGCCGCCAACCAGAAGTGGACACTGCGGTAG
- a CDS encoding GOLPH3/VPS74 family protein has product MTTPQDLFLVSLDVPGDHPVEAGDLSLALAGAELIDLLGARALTLDGERIVPGPVLTTGDRMLDEAGAALRRAEPYETVEDWLWRRGEGLATAYRDVLDAGGQLSGKSHRWPHRADKAAAADTPARRHAADRWWSREPVLAGLAATLGIQGERPPEEEPGDESVVTVLVAVGDAVTELGAVRERRRIENAAFDNIWRAP; this is encoded by the coding sequence ATGACCACACCGCAGGATCTGTTCCTCGTCAGTCTCGACGTGCCCGGCGACCATCCCGTCGAGGCGGGTGATCTGTCGCTGGCGCTGGCGGGGGCCGAGCTGATCGACCTTCTCGGGGCGCGGGCGCTCACCCTGGACGGTGAGCGGATCGTGCCCGGCCCGGTGCTGACCACGGGTGACCGGATGCTGGACGAGGCCGGGGCCGCGCTGCGGCGCGCGGAGCCGTACGAGACGGTCGAGGACTGGCTCTGGCGCCGGGGCGAGGGGCTGGCCACGGCCTACCGGGACGTGCTCGACGCAGGCGGGCAGCTGTCCGGCAAGTCGCACCGCTGGCCGCACCGGGCGGACAAGGCCGCGGCCGCCGACACCCCGGCCCGCCGGCACGCCGCCGACCGCTGGTGGTCCCGCGAGCCCGTCCTCGCCGGGCTCGCCGCCACCCTGGGCATCCAGGGCGAGCGGCCGCCCGAGGAGGAACCGGGCGACGAGTCCGTCGTCACCGTCCTGGTCGCGGTCGGCGACGCGGTGACCGAGCTGGGGGCCGTACGCGAGCGGCGCCGCATCGAGAACGCGGCCTTCGACAACATCTGGCGGGCACCCTGA
- a CDS encoding VOC family protein produces the protein MTHADVLSRARAATRLPARDLERARRFYADVLGLEPVDERPGGLLYRCGGTEFVVFRSTGASPGTFTQMGFEVDDLEAVVAELRRRGVVFEDVDAPGFRTRGGIAEIEGNYPSKGARGERAAWFRDSEGNLLGIGQPVR, from the coding sequence ATGACCCACGCTGACGTGCTGTCCCGGGCCCGTGCCGCGACCCGGCTGCCCGCCCGGGACCTGGAGCGGGCACGGCGCTTCTACGCCGACGTACTCGGCCTCGAACCCGTCGACGAACGCCCCGGCGGGCTGCTGTACCGGTGCGGCGGGACCGAGTTCGTCGTGTTCCGCTCCACCGGCGCGTCGCCCGGCACCTTCACCCAGATGGGCTTCGAGGTCGACGACCTGGAAGCGGTCGTGGCCGAGCTGAGGCGGCGCGGGGTGGTCTTCGAGGACGTGGACGCGCCCGGCTTCCGCACCCGCGGCGGCATCGCCGAGATCGAGGGCAACTACCCCAGCAAGGGCGCCCGCGGCGAGCGGGCCGCGTGGTTCCGGGACAGCGAGGGCAACCTGCTCGGGATCGGCCAGCCGGTCCGGTAG
- the cimA gene encoding citramalate synthase: MTETATSELDDSFHVFDTTLRDGAQREGINLTVADKLAIARHLDDFGVGFIEGGWPGANPRDTEFFARAQAEIDFRHARLVAFGATRRAGAKAAEDPQVKALLDSGAPVITLVAKSHDRHVELALRTTLDENLEMVRDTVSYLRGQGRRVFVDCEHFFDGYRANAEYAKAVVRTAAEAGADVVILCDTNGGMLPAQIHAVVATVLADTGARLGIHAQDDTGCAVANTLAAVDAGATHVQCTANGYGERVGNANLFPVVAALELKYGKKVLPEGRLREMTRISHAIAEVVNLTPSTHQPYVGVSAFAHKAGLHASAIKVDPDLYQHVDPELVGNTMRMLVSDMAGRASVELKGKELGIDLGGDRELVGRVVERVKERELKGYTYEAADASFELLLRAEVEGRPLKYFDVESWRAIVEDRPDGTHANEATVKLWAKSERIVATAEGNGPVNALDRALRVALEKIYPQLAKLDLVDYKVRILEGVHGTSSTTRVLISTSDGAGEWSTVGVADNVIAASWQALEDAYTYGLLRAGVEPAE, translated from the coding sequence ATGACCGAGACGGCAACCAGCGAGCTCGACGACTCGTTCCACGTCTTCGACACGACGCTGCGCGACGGGGCGCAGCGCGAGGGCATCAACCTCACCGTCGCGGACAAGCTCGCCATCGCACGGCACCTGGACGACTTCGGCGTCGGCTTCATCGAGGGCGGCTGGCCCGGCGCGAACCCCCGTGACACCGAGTTCTTCGCCCGCGCGCAGGCGGAGATCGACTTCCGTCACGCCCGGCTCGTCGCGTTCGGCGCCACCCGCCGCGCCGGCGCGAAAGCCGCCGAGGACCCCCAGGTGAAGGCGCTGCTCGACTCGGGCGCCCCGGTGATCACGCTGGTCGCCAAGTCGCACGACCGGCACGTGGAGCTGGCGCTGCGCACCACGCTGGACGAGAACCTGGAGATGGTCCGCGACACGGTGTCGTACCTGCGGGGGCAGGGCCGTCGGGTGTTCGTGGACTGCGAGCACTTCTTCGACGGCTACCGTGCCAACGCCGAGTACGCCAAGGCCGTCGTCCGCACGGCCGCCGAGGCGGGCGCCGACGTGGTGATCCTGTGCGACACCAACGGCGGCATGCTGCCTGCCCAGATCCACGCGGTCGTCGCGACGGTCCTGGCCGACACCGGGGCCCGGCTGGGCATCCACGCCCAGGACGACACCGGCTGCGCGGTGGCCAACACGCTCGCGGCGGTGGACGCGGGCGCCACGCACGTGCAGTGCACGGCCAACGGCTACGGCGAGCGCGTGGGCAACGCCAACCTCTTCCCGGTGGTGGCCGCGCTGGAGCTGAAGTACGGCAAGAAGGTGCTGCCCGAGGGCAGGCTGCGGGAGATGACCCGGATCTCCCATGCCATCGCCGAGGTCGTCAACCTCACTCCCTCCACGCACCAGCCGTACGTGGGGGTGTCGGCGTTCGCGCACAAGGCGGGTCTGCACGCCTCCGCGATCAAGGTCGACCCGGACCTGTACCAGCACGTCGACCCCGAACTGGTCGGCAACACCATGCGCATGCTGGTCTCCGACATGGCGGGCCGGGCCTCGGTGGAGCTGAAGGGCAAGGAGCTGGGCATCGACCTGGGCGGCGACCGGGAACTGGTCGGCCGGGTCGTCGAGCGGGTCAAGGAACGCGAACTCAAGGGCTACACCTACGAGGCGGCGGACGCGAGCTTCGAGCTGCTGCTGCGCGCCGAGGTCGAGGGCCGCCCGCTGAAGTACTTCGACGTGGAGTCCTGGCGGGCCATCGTGGAGGACCGCCCCGACGGCACCCACGCCAACGAGGCGACGGTCAAGCTGTGGGCCAAGAGCGAGCGGATCGTCGCCACGGCGGAGGGCAACGGCCCGGTCAACGCCCTCGACCGCGCGCTGCGCGTCGCCCTGGAGAAGATCTACCCGCAGCTCGCCAAGCTGGACCTGGTCGACTACAAGGTCCGCATCCTGGAGGGCGTGCACGGCACCTCCTCCACCACCCGCGTCCTGATCTCCACCTCGGACGGCGCCGGCGAGTGGTCCACGGTCGGCGTGGCGGACAACGTCATCGCCGCGTCCTGGCAGGCGCTGGAGGACGCGTACACCTATGGCCTGCTGCGGGCGGGCGTCGAGCCTGCCGAGTAG